DNA from Gracilinanus agilis isolate LMUSP501 chromosome 3, AgileGrace, whole genome shotgun sequence:
AATACATTCTTCCCAATACTTTCTTCTGGTGTAAAGTTGCTAGATATTGCTGGTGGATAGGATGTCATGGTGAAAATGAAAGTCTTTTAAATGAAGGTGCTCAACACAGAGCTGTAAAGCTCAAGAGGCATTTCTATCCATGTGttactctcccctcccctcttcaagAACTGACAGAAACTTGTAGAGGTAGCCTGAACTTTTCTGTAGGAAAATGAAATACCAGTGGTGGCCTAAGCCTTTGGACACAGATGTAGCAAAATGAGGACAAAAGTACATGCAGAAGTACATGCCACATAGCTCTGATCTCAATGAAAAAGAGAAGGCATCAGTCAAGAGTAAGgccaaagagaggaaaaaaactgaTGCCTGAAAAATTGTCAGGAACAGTTATTTTCAAGAAtccattaataaaatataaataaaaggattGCTAGGCAATTAGTATGTGTCCCTTTGAAGTAGCTCAAAACATGTAGGGAAATTCTAAATCGTTTTGcaatggaggaggaagagaagagaaaaatagacagTGAGAAAGAGCTACAACTAGAGAATGGCATGGAAGCcaatgggggaaggaaggaagaagggaggaaggaaagaaggaagagagcacAAGAAAACTCactatttagaagaaaaaatttaaattggaggaagttttttttaattgacacaGGTATAATTTGACACCtttcataatatttattaaaatagtttaacctaattcctttctcttaagaaaatcctttctttttcattcagtttgtttttcttaagAGCAAAAAAACTTCCCTAGGACCTCTATAGCCCCATAATTCTCCCAGATTTCAGAGGCCTTTTTTAGCCTTTGAATACAgtaaagtgctatgcaaatgtGAGTTAGTATTATTTCTTGGGCAAACCAGCCTCTATAACTCATCCATTAAATGAGATTTAACTATCTGCATGTGAACTAATAAAAAGGCAGGCATTGGTTTAGCttttctaaggctccttcctgCCAGGAGTTAGGCTTCTTTTCTTATCAAACTCTCAGCTCTTGTTTCCTCCTGAAAGAGGAAAATTACTTAGCACCAGGATGCCACTATGTATTCTGTTTGAAACTCCATGGTTGCTCCTTTTTTTGCAACCAAAATAAGTTTTCAGCTGCTTTTCTAACTTGCTTCAaggctttcttcctcccttctgatCAATACTTTTACTGTGTCTAATGTGGActgaaatttgaatttaattgttCCCTTAGCAACCAGTACTTTTACAGCCTCCTTTCTGATAAAGAGTGCTTTGGAGTTACATAATTTCAGCTTATAGCAGAAACTCTTTTCTCAAAGGGCCAGTTTCCAGAacaagcttttaaaaaacaacatttaAATGGGATTTAACAAGGCTTTTTTTGggtggatttcttttttaaacaggGATAAAGTGTCTTCACCACAGGGAGACAAAGCCCACTTACGTGAAACTTTAGCGAACAAAACAACATGGAATCTAATTAAGGGCCCAAATCTATGATACAGATAATAGATATTTTTTGAAGGTCAGAAAAGGAGTGAAGATTTGGCTGAGGAAGTTTCATGAGGGCAATAATTCTTTAAAGGATAGAAATTGTATAGATGCatgggaatggaaaagaaattctCAGGAGGAAcagtataaacaaaaacatagaGGGAAAATGGAATGAATATGATGTATTCAGTGGACTGACCACTTGGGGAAAAGGGTATATGTTACCCAGCATTAAGAAAGTAGTTTGGATAAGTCATATCCATAACGTTTTTGAAAACCAAGTAAAAGTGTTTTGACTTGGTATTTAATTTACCCTTTCCTGAACATAAAAAAGCACTAGCAGCTATTGAGCAGAACAGAGATATGATTGAAGCAGAGTTTTAGGACAATTAGTTTGATAGTTGTCAGGACTTTGGCTAATCAGGATGATGAAGTTCAGAGAGTAAAACAGCTGGAGATTGAGAGATGGGCTGGGGGAGGACAGGAAGCGGTATACTAAGTGGAAAtacagatttgaagtcaagaggaTCAAGGACTTAAATAGGTGATATGAATGGGAattgaaagaaagggaggaatctaatatcttttttgaaggagaaatatttagaattttatgaCAGATTTGGTTAAAGGAATATGAGAAATCTTTTCAGAtttctaagcaaaaaaaaaaatagccatagTAACTGAAACAATTATCCTTAAGACAAATGAGAAATTTATGATGGAAAATTCACTTGTGGAGGAGATAAGTTTGGATTTGGATATCCCAAGTATAAATAAGGCATTGAAATTTAGACAATATAATTATAAGCTTATTGCAAGGCACTTAGAAGTCATCTTGTAGCATTCTCTcatcttacaggtgaggaaactgaaaggaaatcagagaagtgaaatcacttgcccaaggtcacaggtgCCTAGATTCTAatctaggttttctgactccTAATCTATTATTCTCTCCACAATATGATACTACCTCCTCAGTGTCTTGGAGGGAGGTtctaagttgcagaaaagatgGGCCTGGAGCACAAGTGAGAGCATCAGGATTGTAGTGGGAAAAAAAACACCGAACTCTAAGgatcaggagatctgggttctggTACTGGCTCTGCTACTAATTTGCTAAGTGATTTTATGAAATCAGTTATATATAGAACCTCAGTTTGTGCAAATGTAAAACAAGCTCAATGAGAGGATCTCTAAGGTACTTTCCAGTTTTGACAATCTAAAATTTCATAACACATCATTATGGAGGTCTCCACATTTTCCTTTGTTcattgccttctttctttctctactttattaaatgtaatCTGGGCTAATCTGGACATGCTTAGAACTAGTTTATATAGGCCCTCATGAGGGGCTGATCATTACATGAAGTTCTATGAGATCTCAGAataggaagaaattaaatgactgcAAAATAACAAGAAAACAGATACCACTACTCCTCCCAATCAAGATATATGCAGCCAACATGAGAAGAAATGAGGAACTTCTGTTTGCTAGAAAACTGAAATTGGAATTTCCCACCTCAAAGAAGTAATAATCAGTCAGCATTGTCAGAAACATCACCTGCATGCTGAATTTGTATGCTAACTGCAAGTTTTCTGAGTTCTTTGGATTTCATTCCTAAACTCATCACAAACTATGGCCATATTTTATCTTGTCATATATTGTGATTATTTTCTATCTTTGGGTCCCCAGAGCCTAGTAGTTACTTGGCATATGTTGGTTAAATGAATGAGACTTTCCCACTGAGTAAATTTAAACAACTGCTCCCTAATTTCAAAAAGGTATTTCAGAAAGTACCAATTAACTCTCTATTCATAccaaatggatttttaaatataGATTCAATGTATTTCCATTGATTAACTGTTTCTCTCTAATAGGTCAAGTTAACCATGCCTCAGACAGACAAGCAAATATGCATCCCTCCGGAGCTTCCAGAATTGCTGAAGCAGTTTACCAAAGCTGCCATCCGGACCCAGCCTACGGATCTGATCCAATGGGCTGCTGAGTAGGTTTTTGTTCTCTGATAGACCCTATCCTATCAGTCATCTGTTACATCGGGGTCTAAAACTGGAGATTATGGGCAACTTCTGAGAGGGGGTGCAGGTCAGCAGGGACTGGAAATTCAGTAGTTGGGCAACATTCATTACCACAATCTTCATGGCTTTCAGATATGTCTGaacctttaaaaattaaagaaagcagTATCAAGATGAGTGTGGTGGGGCACCCTCTGAAGCCAGCTGCTTATGGTGGGTATATATGATATGAGATACAGGGATAACTTCCAGATGCTAAGCTATGAGGCTTTTCCAAAAGCTTAGGCCACCActgttatttcattttcctaCAGAAAAGTTCAGGCTACCTCTACAAGTTTCTGTCAGTTcttgaagaggggaggggagagtaaCTTACATGGATGGAAATGCCTCTTGAGCTTTACAGCTATGTTGAGTACCTTCATTTAAAAGACtttcattttcatcatgaatttatTCTCCCTATGCACCCGCAATATCTAACAACTTTACACCAGAAGAGAGTATTGGGATGAATGTATTCATCACTGAATGCCAGTAGGGAATAGGAAAACTGATTGTGGGAGGAGCAAAGAATAGTCCAGTATATTCCTCTTATCCCAACCAGGCATTCTCTCTACTTCAACTGCAACTCATACTTATGTCTATAATCAAGAGATgagggaaagagatttttttgttttgttttgtttgggttttttaaactcattttgaTAATTCTTAATCATGATTTGATCCTATATCACATACCCAAACAGCATGTAACCTAGTTTGGGCTTAGAcagcaaaattgattatatttgagCCAAAGGCCATACCAAGAgcagaacacttttttttttttttacccttatacttcggtgtattatctcataggtggaagattggtaagggtgggcaattgggcaatgggggtcaagtgacttgcccagggtcacacagctgggaagtggctgaggccaggtttaaacctaggacctcctgtctctaggcctgactctcactccactgagctacccagctgcccccgagcaGAACACTTTTAAGGCATCATGATGATATGAAAAGAGCAGTGACTAGATTTGGAGGAACCAGAATCAAAACCTGACTCTCCTCCTGACCTGTATAGCATTAGGAAATTCACTTACTAcctctctcaattttttttatcttcaaataAGGAGTTTTATAGTTGATCTTTAAATTCTCTGATCCTATGAACACACCACTCAGCTTCTTTCAGGGAGAGACCACCAGAGGTATCTCAGATAGCTTATCAGGTACAATAGCTATTGTAGACATAGCTTCATAAAGAAGTCATCACTATTCTGAAATAAGTGCTTCTTAGACTCAGTTATGAGGCTGAGTCTGGTAGTAAATGTTTTGAGTATACTAGGAGGATTTTGTTTCCTGGAACACTTTGACTGTTTTTGATGCCTAATGGGAATATTTTTGTAGTGTTTTATTATTGACagatatgagaaaatattatGGAAGGAAAGATCCAGAGGTTGTGCATGCCTTATTAGTTTTATTAGGAGATATAGAGGGACTGGCAGGTGTGGGGTAGGGGTAGCCTAATTTGTGAGTGGGGGCTCCATTAGGTATAGGAGTGTGAATATATTTGGAGTGGGAGGAAGAATTGGGCAGTGCTGGCTAGGGGAAGAATGGTGCTGTTAAAGTACCTTTGAGGAACCTTGGGGATTCTTTGGGCCACTACCTCAAAGTGCTCCAATAGGTCTTATGTTCCTGGGTTAGCACCAGGTTTCTCCAAATAAAACTGAAGTTAGCCAATAATATTTTCTCAGGAGGCCTCATCTGATAATAACATACTATTTAGTTTTCCCAACTTAAATTGATAACTGAAGTTGGAACTTTTAGCTCCAGGAAACAAATTTTCCCTGGCataatcagaaaatatttgttatatattatatagtagcTTTATACTCTATTTTGCCTGCGTTACTATTCTATAATAAAAATTGCATTCCTCCTTTTGTCTCTGACATTTACAGCAGAAATTGTTCCTCTGTTGTAGCCAGTTTGATTTGTACTACATCACATATTTTGGCTGCTTGAGATTTTCTGGAAATCAATGTGTACTTTAAACATGACAAAAGAGAATGGAACTCTATTGACatgtaaaaagtgaaaaatacttTAGAAGTGATTAATTTTTACTTAAAGACCTGGGGTACTTTAGACGATATACAATTTTTTGAAATTgccaaatttcaaaatattttcctaaacattttcatttcatttattgcAAGCAAGCATTCCCCATTGTACATATACCACATGCAAAGGTAGAGGAAAGGGTACTTTCCTAAATGGGGCAGTGCCCCTAGATGTCTGCGTTGTGTGTTCTATCCCTGTATCAATCTCTATTTCAGTTTTTAGTGTCTTTATTCTAGGACTTTATTCCTTTCTTGCTTGGTCCTCAAGATTTTTTTGAGGGGTTGGAGTGGAgaatgttttttccttctctctatagTAGTATTACTTATCACAGAGAgccaaataatataaattaaaataagagaGCAAATGTTTTGGACCCCTGATTAACCAATAAGGAAATTTTCTGCAGGGAAAAGTGCCTTCTAAATAACAAAAGCAAGTCTTAAGGAAAGTAGGTAGGGCTGGCTAAAATCATGTCTATATGCACCAGTGAGTTCTAAACAAACTCTGGCTCCATCCTTCTATCCCTAGAGCCAGCCAGTCCTTTTGTATATTAAACTTAATAGGTTCCTAAAGTAATTAACAGTCACTGAAGTAAGGAATGCTTGTTTTTTTTCACCATAGCTATTTTGGAGCCATGTCCCGAGGAGAGATTCCTCCAGTGAGAGAGCGATCTGAGCGAATCCCATTGTCTAACTGGGCCGAACTCACACCTGAACTGCTAAAGATCCTTCATTCTCGGGTAAGAGGTCCCTAACACCATGGGAAGGGAAATTTATCAACTGTCTAAAAGCTGTGCTGGTCCAAGAACAACCTGGACCAGTAAATCACAATTCTAAAATTGTGACCATAAGCTATGACTAAATCCTGCCTCAACAAATGGGAATGTTAAAAACAGAAATTGATGGCATAGCAGTGCTATGGTTCTCTGTTCCAAGCTATTGATATTCATGAATAAGGTGAGAGCAGGCTAGGCACTTTTCCATGATGTAAGTCATTGGGTTAGCTTGCCCAGAAGCTGATCCAACTATGGTTTCCCTCCTCCAACATGCTTCCCCTCTCCTTACCTTCCATtcctacaacaacaacaaaaaaaaagtacaaaatttctGTATATTACTCCCTAGGTCTctgaacacacacacatcatATCTTATAAAGTTGTACTTCTGAGGAAAAATAGGAAGCAAATTGGGGAAGCAAGATGAAAATAAATTGAGTAAAGACAAtgggaacaaaaacaaaagaaaaattgtcATTAGAATATACTACAAACCACCTGGGcagaaagaggaaacaaatgaatttggaaaacaaatcaCAAACCTGGCACAGAGATGTGATATGGTAGTAAGGAGAATCTTTCAATTATATAGACATCATCTGAAACTCTTTCTTCTCCAAAGCAAGGCAGCTAATAAATTCTAGGTTTACAATAATAatcatttcatcatttaaaagacaagaagaacaaatgaaggaaaatcATATTCTAGATCATATTAGCACCATCAAGGGGGGAACTGATTTAGGaggtaaaaatgaagagaatcttgggagaaaataaaagttcaatcttaaaaatttttgatgaagaaaaaaactagATAGTCTGACAGGCACCCTAGTTTAAAGAGAAATttcaaaaaattcagagaaaggatGAGCAGTATCTTATGAAGTAAAACTTTAAAGAGGAAGTCAGTTCAGGAAGGTGGCAAGTTCTCAAGAATGACATtttgtgaaaacaaagaaaaacagttctattgaggaaaagggaaagttCTCTAAAGAGTCTGATATGAATGTACAGAGAACTCATCAACTTCAGCCAAACTATACTTCCAAAAGGCAAACACAGAAGCCAGAAATGAGGGCAAGTAATAGAATGTGATCACAAATGCATACAAGAACAAGATCATTAATTTAGAACATAACTGTTCAAAATGAGCTCAGGTTAACCAGGAAAAACTGAAGACAACTAAAAGGGGcgctttaaaaataaactatatatggGATAGTTAGGTGGGTTActagatagagatccaggcctggagatgggaagtcctgagttcaaatatgaatctgacacttcttagcagtgtgaccctggacaaatcacttaaccccaattgcccagcccttcttgctctcctgccttggaactgataacttACGATCAATTTCTTagaaagaagataaggtttttgttttttgtttgtttgtttgtttgtttttttaaacccttaccttccatcttaggcagttgggggggggttaagtgacttgcccagggtcacacagctgggaagtgtctgaggccagatgtgaacctaggacctcccatcctaggcctggctctcaatccactgagccacccagctgtgcccctaagataagggtttttaaattaattttaattaattttttttaaattaataaatcatatgtgagtgaaaaaaagggaaagatctaGGACTCCTGATCAGGATGGGTAGGAATGATGTCATGGTCTATTTATTtatgcctttgtatccccagtacctggAAGACATatatgaatgtttgttgaattgaatagaacATTAGATGACATACAGCAGGATTAATTCTACTCTTATTTTGCTTGTTTCCtctagaaaaaagggaaattatttttggACTTGAATTAGGAGAGCAAAATGGCCAATGTGGAGTCAGTAGCAAGGCAAATAAATAGGGAAATAGTAAAAGAGTCCATTGTTCAGAAGAGTCCGACTcatcccattgggctgctaggcaggtGGAATAAGGAATGTACTCGGAGAATGTACAGAGGGGGAGGGAATGGCCTGAATGCTCTGCTCCCcaccagctctgctgcctgtgagttacttaccttaccccctgtgcgctcccattggctgttgggcagaggggttggggatgtgaaaaaatgtcatcagacatagtggagagggggaggaaagcaGCTCTGCTGGAGGCCCtgtgcctttctagtaacaaactctgggcaGGAGAAGGGTGAACCGTGTGTCCATAGAGAGCGTTCTGTGTGCCATCTCtggtacctgtgccataggttcaccatcactgggctagaaaATAGGGCTGAATTTAAACTGATGAAATTTAATGGGGATAAAATCTTACACTCAAgttcagaaaatatatttcacaAGTAAAAGATGTAGGTTATGGCAAGACAGCAGTCCATATAAAAAGAGATCAAGGGATTTTAGTAGACTGCAAACTCAGTATGCATTAACAAAAGGATAGGATAGCCAGAAAAAATAGTCCTGTGATCTCAGGCTGCATTAAGAGATTTGCTGTTTGTGTCCAAGGCCTGCTTTGTCTTGGGCAGTCCTCATGTGAAATAGCATGTTCAGctctttatatatcttgtttttgAAAAGACATTGATAGACATTTGGATATTGACTGTCCATAGAATGAAGAAATGTCAAAAAGCATTTCTCAGGTGTTTATAATGAGTaagacactgtgttaagcacttacaaagaaagacaaaaacagcctCTGCTCTCAAAGTGCTTATGATCTAATAGCAGCAAAAATATGCAAATGTCCATGtagaaacaagatacatatagaaacaattggagatgatctcaaaaagaagacactagcattaaggggaacCAGCTAGGGCTTCTTGCAAAAAGTAGCATTTTCACTgaaatttcaaagaaatcaagaaagccaggaggcaaaaatgagaaaggggaaaattcTAGACTTGGGGGATATTTAGTCAAAATGCCTAAAGTCATGAGATGAATTGTCTTATGAGAAAAACaggaaggccagtgtcactggataacAAAGTACAATAAATAGAGTGAggtgagaaagaataaaaatagaagactAGGTTGGatataaagggttttaaaagccaaactggattttatatttgatcctggaaacaGCATGAGATCACCGAAGTTTAATGAATAGGGGGTGAATAATAGAGTCAAACCTGAGCTTCAGAAAGACTACTTTGACAGTTAAGGCACAGGAACTATAGCAGGGAAAAGCTTGGGGCAGGATAGGCTTTTTCAAAGATTCAAatatgaggtgatgagggactACATCACAGTTTAAGGAGTGTTAGAGTAGAAAAGGGGGCAAATGAacaagagatgttgtgaagataaaattgacaaaacttgaaagaaaccaaggaagtcaagagagagagatgagaagataGAACATTCCCTGTATGGGGATCAGCCATTGAAAATGCCTGAagttaggagatggaatgtcttgttcaagaGCCAGTGCCATTGCATCACAGAATATATtgggtggaggaggggaaggtaATAAGGTATAAGACAGGAAAGATGGGGAGAACCGATTAGAAAGAGATTTTGAATACAAGAGAATTGTATTTGTTATACTAGAGGCAGTAGGGAGCTATTGGAGTTTATGGGGTTTCATTGCACCATCAAACCTCCATCTGAGTGGAGGATGGGCTGGAGGAGGGAGGCACTTATGGACAGAGAGAACATCCAgcaggctatttcaatagtccaggtaTGATGTGATGATTTTCAACATCAAGAATGGCAagtgtcagagaagaaaaatgatagtATGAGAAAGATGTTATCAAGGTAAACTCAATTGTCCTTAGCAACAAACTAAGTAGCATTAGGGAGAGGTTGAGAAAAGAGTGAGAAGTTGAAGGTGACACCTAGATTTCTTGCCTGGGAGACTGGGAGGTAACAgtgccctcaacagtaatagggaagatttttttggtttgtttgttttttttgggtttttttttgtaaagatgaaGTTACCCAGTTCAAGATGTATAATTAGCAATTTGGTTATCTGGTCTCCCAGTCCATAATAGGAGGTAAGATAAGGAAGgtgattctatttttaaaaagcacaataaAGGGAGGAGATTAAAAAGTACAAATAGAAGTGTTAATTCacaatacaaatatttataatccTAGCTCCTTGATTCATCAAGAAATAAAACGTTACataaattctgtttaaaaatgtAAGTGGGTAATGTATTTAAGAAAGTTTCCCTCAAAATGATTAGAATTTGTAAAAAGTTCTTGTGTTTCAAGCTTCAGTTATCTAGAAAATTTATTCAAATAGAATGCTTTGTTCAACATCCATACCAATTAAGCCAGGTCATAATGTATGACAACTTAGATCCCTTTGGCTAAGTATGTCACACTGTCTTCATTTGAGAATACAATTTTATATAGTATAAAAATTGTCTAAAAGTACTACTTTCTTTACTAACAGACCACAACAGAACCTCAGCTTCCAAAAGGTAGAAGCTTTTATGAAGCTACCTCTCCTGAATTCTTAGTATCCTGGCAGATTCACCCACTAACACTCATCAAACAcccccccaaaacacacacacacacacacacacacacacacacctgacctaaaaatcaaacagaaaaaaCTCCAATAAACCTATGTTGGGAAAGCAGCCCACCTGCCTACGGGCTGGAAAACATCCCCACTCTGTTCTTTCATGTTAACCTGCTACTCAAAGTTACATACACAGAAACAGTTAAGTAAAGGATACCCCAGTTTTCCCCAGGGGTTGCTAGCATCCATGAGGTGATATTTTGACAGAATTTCAAGCAGCTTTCAGATTGTTTTACAGGCTACTTTCCTTTGCCTGAGCTCTGAAACCCACTTGAAATATCTATGATGAATAAGCTTCTCTATGACTAATCACCCCCAAGAGGGCTCTCCCAGCCCTCCTCCTCCCATGAAGTCCAAGACTTCATATCCTTTTAGGAAGTTCTTGCTGCCAAGTCCATCTCCCTTCTGTAGTCTGAGAGGGAGAAAAGCTTCAAAACATTTCTAACCATGTCTAGACACCATTATTAAGTCATCACCCAGCTTTCTCTTCACCGGGCTACACCAAAGTGTCCAGTAAggcattctcttccttctttcctgataTGCAGAGGCCCAGACTACCAACCCTGAATCCTCAACTTGATGAAAGGCAGGAAGACAGcttggggagggggcggggggaGGTGAGGGGTATAGGACTGAGGCACAGCATCTCCAAGCCAGTGGATCTTAGACTTGGAAACCTGCCTCATTCTCTGTATATGTTATTCTTCCCCACAGGTGGCCGGAAGGCTGATCATACATGCTGATGAACTGGCCCAGATGTGGAAGGTGCTGAGTCTCCCAACAGATCTATTTAACAGTGTGATGAATGTCGGACGCTTCACTGAAGAGATTGAATGGCTCAAGTTTTTAGCTCTGGCTTGCAGTTCTCTTGGAGTTGTAAGTTACCTTTAGCCTTTTATTTGTTGGAGAGGTGGGAACTTCCTCTCTGGGTGATTCCAGGAAGGTTTAGAGGGCAGGggaaagataggaaaagaaggcagaggcTTGAGGCTTAATATTTTCTGTATATCCTCTCAGTTCCTGATCTTCCAACTAGAGGCTACTGCTGCAATCTGATTTATCCAGGTACTATAGCTCCTATTTCTAG
Protein-coding regions in this window:
- the ROPN1 gene encoding ropporin-1A, encoding MPQTDKQICIPPELPELLKQFTKAAIRTQPTDLIQWAADYFGAMSRGEIPPVRERSERIPLSNWAELTPELLKILHSRVAGRLIIHADELAQMWKVLSLPTDLFNSVMNVGRFTEEIEWLKFLALACSSLGVTIAKTLKIVCEVLSSEHDGGPPRIPFSTFQFLYTYIAEVDGEISASHVSRMLNYIEQEVIGPDGLIKVNDFTQNPRVRLE